The genomic DNA acataataacaaataattattattataactatgacAAATCTAACGACATTTTCGAGCTAAAATGTAACTAGAAGTTTAGGCTGTAGGGTGTAACAAAGAAATATACAATCGAAAATATAAACGTGTCGCAATCTGCTAAAAAGGTAGaaattaattactagctgacgccgcgcggtttaacccgcgtggttcccgttcccgtaagaatatagggatattatatagcctatagccttcctcgataaatttgCTATCTAAcatagaaagaatttttcaaatcgggccagtagttcctgagattagtgcgttcaatcaaacaaacaaacaaataaacaaacaaactttcagctttgtaatattagtatagattttcagtaagtttaaaataagaatagggtaattaatttaatatctcATTTTCCTTCAAAGTGTGGTCTTAAATAATGAAAGATTTTTCATTCAAATCATGATGTTGTATTAGGGGAATTTATTGACAAAGCTCCtgcagaaaatattttaatcttcgCAAAAGGCACGGTTTGCCATAAATATTTGGTCTTTTACAAGACGAAACATAAAAATACACTATAGAAGAgagttatgtatatttattatttatttatattattatttatagaaggGAGTAATGTCTTAATGTACGATTTAAAGTAAGCTACTTTAGGTACCAACTTATATCTAGTAACAATGACAATTCGTTCGTTTTTGGGATCATCACGACATCTTACGAAATTGCACCAGCTGAAAATCTCTGAAATTTTATGTGGCTTATGTTTTGAATGGAACATCAAACGTAGGTACATTCAATTAAGTAGTTTTAGATTGTACTATAATGTATTGTGTTGTTTCACCTAGATCAGTCAGTCGGTTGGGTAAAAAATGCTTTCCCTAAATCTATTATtattgcattgggccagcgagccAGGCTAAGGCcaaacccctcccattctgagaggagactcgtgtttaatagtgagccgaatatgggttgttaatgatgatgatgataatgatgacgacgacgacgacgacgacgacgacgatgatgatgatgatgatgatgatgacgatgatgatgatgatgatgatgacgatgatgatgatgatgatgatgacgatgatgatgatgatgatgatgacgatgatgatgatgatgatgatgacgatgatgatgatgatgatgatgacgatgatgacgatgatgatgatgatgatgatgacgatgatgatgatgatgatgatgacgatgatgatgatgatgatgatgacgatgatgatgatgatgatgatgacgatgatgatgatgatgatgatgacgatgatgatgatgatgatgatgacgatgatgatacgAATATATGTTTTAGTTAATGTACAATCAATTTAAATACTACTAACCTCTTGAAGGAAATATTTGGAAAGGTCGATTCAACATTATTATTGTCTCTGTTTATTTGCAATTATATGTTGTTTTTGTACAAATATATACCTAGTAGGCTAGTACAGATAATTCGTGTTTATAATTACTTTCTGATGTAAGCGTTACACTATGAGTTTGATAATAACGTTATCAGAGTCAACAAAAATAGCTTCAATTTAATCTACAAATGGATTTAATAATTTAACCCTGTTCTGGCAGTTAtctagctatagcttggcaagttcattcgtaacactaccgatggtccgcgcgggtcgggagggggggtagcgatgcctcACGCGCACGactttacacccgcgcagtccttatctctgccccgcgcgctcgacttcacaccgcgcagtcctttcccccgtcgctcgcatatcataggagtgtcactAACGAACTTGGCAATCTATACCTTCACAAGGTCCCCGACTTTCACGGTTCACGGGTTAATTAGGATTTATATAGTCAGGCCAAAAGACCTTTACCGAACTACACTCACTCGTctggggttgcctggtagagattgcttatagcaataaggccgcctttgcatgctaattcTTAGTTTGAATTgtatcgttttttattttttattattcataatatttatttaattattattattcatttataacgttttttatttatttttgtattttttttgtgcaatgaaGTATTTCTTTAGCTTCCACACTTAAGAGTTGCCCTTatagagtcgttccgtcctcttcTCTTGTTCTGCGTTCGGGCCCCACCAGGCGATgcctttgctggtagggtggtaactagccacggccgaagcctcccaccagccagacctggaccaattaagaaaactcagcccagccggggctcgaactcaggacccccgtcttgtaaatccaccgcgcataccactgcaccactaAAGAGGCCATATCTATTTTGATGAAATTGATCCGAATTGCGAAAAACACCTTATCATGTTGTGATCGTTCGCTCTGTACATATTGTGTGGTGTTTTTGTCTGTATCGATTACAATTTCAGTAGTTATctacttttattacttttaactaCAGTTTGTCACGGTATGATAGCAACGTATAGTTATTGGCAGTCGGTAGATACTAGTACATCTTTTAATTATCGTGTTAGGTAATAATTGTCGTATGtaataatctggttaaagctgaaaaggaaaaagtatgaCCTTGCTCAATGCTCATGACAATATCtctatgtggaatgttgagtcaactattattgttccgaaaGTTGTTTTcaatcaatggtcttatagcgaaaagtttcgaccaacaccttaagaagatttcgcttaactgttgaatgaagagtcggatacagaaggcagttattcttgagacggcgcgtattgtgaggaggttcctcactctggagccctgaccaccggttgcttggacactcaaatgtcccgcagcgggagggttttttttataagtttttaatagtgttttgtatattttgtaagtataacattgttaaaaattaaaaaaaaaagagaaataaataaatgagaggaaAAAAATAGTCGTATGTACCCTacgaagtttttaaaatactgtgAATACTTAGTTCGAATACTATTTGAGGCTACTACTTCGTCCAACTGAAATTCAATAATTCTTGGTCTAGTTTCTCGTTATCATAGCCAGGGGAGTAGCTACCGCCCTATCGGCCGTGTCAATTATACGGGGTCCCAGACTACAGGGGTCCCTTGCGTGTGAAGGGGTACCCAGCTAATTTTGATAGAAGGCCCcaccaaggcacgctacgtcaCTGTCAATAGCGCTAGTTCgtaatgatatttttgtaaaacgttACGTCATTACGTCTTCATcttctctatctatagtatcatgGTAGACGAAAAGAGATAAAGACGAATTCGAATTTCGAAATGTAATCATGTACCCTCAGGTGCATGTATACCAGCGGCGAAGTGTTCGTGCAAGCCGATTCCCAACTGGTTACCTTTGAAAAtccatattcattgttgtacggAGTTTGTATTATGctgtataaatttccttttatttgggacgacttaccttcatctaaattataTCCTTTGCCACTGCTGTATACCATTTTTTCCGTCATTCATACATTCATGACGATCGCTAAATATATTGTCTCTCAAAAAGAAATAAGCTGCGACATGACACGAGGTCAGTGACCGCATTCTAATTACATAGTTACTTCTTAAAATACCCTGAATGGCCATTTAGCAAAAAAGAGCGAACTCATGAAAAACATAATcgattcaagaaaaaaaaaacagtatagtTTTTCTTGTCATATTGATGCAAAACTCTGAATAGAGGTGGTGTAAATAATTACAAGGTAAGTAGACCAAGCTAAGTATAATTGTGTTATCTTGAATTTTTCGAGTACCTAGGTGCATGTTaagtggaatattttttttactaagatAATTAGGtcatctaattaaaataatttttagatttgGGGATCtgtttatgaaatattaataacgctgatttttgttagagtcaagtgtccttCCCCTCTGACAGTTATCGATTATTTTTACCTATACATGAAATAGTTTACAGAAGTAGTATGCCTACTatgtaatttatacacaacattATGAAAAAAAGAATTACACAGCTCAGTtggaattataataaaaattttaataaaaacaaatacaaccgacttcaaaacctaaaaacgtacccactaaactaaaaagcgaaaaataacatcataatatgttctacctgctgatcagtatgaaggcggtgcttagccggtgatgttttaattcaagccatgtgagaatatcttataggtTTAGATTTTGcaaacagtgttgtttcatgttcTCCTGTCAGAaaaggcttaaattaagacaacaccggctaagcaccgccttcatactgatcagcaggtagaacatattatgatgttatttttcgctttttagtttagtgggtacgtttttaggtaaaaaaaaaataccgaccgaattgagaacctcctcctttttgaagtcggttaaaaattaaaagagatGAAGAGGTTGACCAACCAAATACCACGATCCTAAGTCAGCATCGATGATGTAACCTTAAGTGTATTCTGTGACgtaactacggaaccctacactgttCGTGGTCACACACTTGATCGTTTAAATGACATACAATATATTCAAATGTCTATTCTAGTGAATCTAATTAATCAAAGAAGACATTAGTAAACGTATcaatttaaatcatatttaaataattacgtaTCATTCAATGTAGGTAATCATTGTATAGCTATGTATTGCAGGAACAATCTGTGAACTAATTACATGTTAAATAACCTCATTATCTCATTATTGCTCGGTTCAGATTAGATAGAACGGGAGCAATCTGTAGGCATTTCTTCACGTTTAAGTAGTTATATATAAAGAACTTTGCCGCGAAAGCATTTTTGTCTGTCATTGGCATTGAACGGTAATGGTTGTATATGAGATTTATGTTTAGTGTGCAAATACCTTATAGAAGTATTAGGTTTGTGATATAGTTGATATTGTGGTGATATAAGGCCGTGAACTGTGTATATAGGAGTTATTGATACGTAAGTTTATAGCAGTACTTAGTATATAAGTAACTATGTATTACATATATGTAGAAGAACGAAGTATATTCATCACTAAAGTGTATCAATAAATGTATATACAAATGTATGTGTAAATACTTATTCGAATTGAAGactttttaataagaaattgAGTGACTTACCGTACGTAGTACAGCTGTACATAGCTAagctgcatcatcatcatctttttttttttttattctttacatgttagcccttaactacaatctcacctgatggtaagtgatgatgcaatctaagatggaagcgggctaacttgtaaggaggaggatgaaaatccacaccccttgtcggtttctacacggtatcgtgccggaacgctaaatcgcttggcggtacgtctttgccggtagggtggtaactagccacggccatcatcatcattatcaacccctattcggctcgctgctgagctcgagtctcctctaagaatgaaaggggttatgccaatagtccacgctagCCCAttatggattggcagactttactcacgcagataattaagaaaattctctgatatgcaggtttcctcacgatgttttccttcaccgtttgagacctgtgatatttaatttctattgctTAAAAATTTGTTGCTTTTACGAGCGTTTTGGTTTTGACATGCCCAAGTGGTTAAGGCTTCAGGCATTACAATAGTGCTAAGGCATTGTAATGTGTCACAACTTTAATATAAACGTTTTTTCCTTCTTTCCTACTTCTTTCGTTATTTGCATGTATGCTGCAAAGTATTGTGACGATTATTTCAAAAGCAAatgctgagtttcttgccggcttttCTCTTTTTACCGGTTGCGAATATCCCTTTCAAAACCGGTAAGACAGAGCGAAACCTTTCGTTTCAATAGTGCTTGAAAGCTGAATCtacttgaattaaatgaatttaatttgacTTCATTAAGTAAATACCTACTGGTGCTTATAATCTACCGTAGTATGCTCTTTTTTAAGAAGAagtttaacatattatattcgGACAATTgccaatggacgttggtgtccccaagtgctggaatggcgaccccgcactagaaagcgcagtgttggtcgaccccccctccaggtggactgacgatatcaagcgagtcgcagggatttgctggatgcagatggctcggtatcgtgatgtttggaagtccctacatgcctatgtcctgcagtggacgtccatcggctgatatgatgataatgaatttttaaaaatgcgttACCTACTCTGAtcactcattacgaacctgtattggcaCATACCCTTGTTACCAAATAccaagatataataaaatatggttTTCTTCTCGGTCTAAGATGACTTTTGATTTTAAATCGCAGACAAAGTATCCACCATGCCTGAGGTACGAGTGGAAGAAGCTCAGAGGTTCATGCAGGAGAGTCTGTTAGCTGGTGGCGCACCGCTGACGGAGGCGATGGCGCACGCCGACCTTCTGCTGCATGCCGACGTTGTGGGCCATTACAGCCACGGCATGAATAGACTCGGTAAGcgccatcattatcagcctattcgCAGACAATAGTAGAAGACGCGCAGAGGTTCATGCCAGAGAGTCTGCTGGTCGGTAGCGCACCGATAGTGGAGGCGATGACCACGTCGACCTTCTGCTGCATGCCGACGTTGTAGGCCACTATATTCACGGCATGAATAGACTTGGTGAGTGCTCATTTATCAGTCTATTAGCAGACAAGAGTATAAGAAGCGCAAAGGGTCATGCAAGCGAGTCTGCTGGTCGGTGGCACCGCTACTGAGGCGAGTGCACATGTCAACGTTGAGCCAACGTTGGGTACAACCACGGTGCCACTGAATAGACTCTGTGAGtgccatcattatcagcctattcgCAGACAAGAGACGCACAGAGGTTCATGCAAGAGAATCTGCTGGCCACGATTACAGCCACGGCATGAATAGACTCGGTGAGTGCTCATTTATCAGCCTTTTCGCAGACATAGCGTGCACCACACCCGGTGTTTATTGATTTTCTGCAAAAACtgattaaatacattattttctaGACTGTGATATCATGGCCAATTGTTATTAATATCTGCTACACTGAGACTTAAATACTCGTACTGTCTAAAAAGTCAGACCAATTGTTACCACAATCCTTCTTTCTCACTGTTTCATATATTTTGCAGAGTTGTACATAAATGACATATAGTCAGGGGTTTGAAACCATTACGCAGATACATTATTTCTTAGGCTGTGAATTATGGAGGATCTGTAATTTTTACTCACTGTCACATGTTGTTGCAGAGTTATACATAAACGATATGAAGTCAGGGGTGTGCAACCCTCACGCAGAGCCTATTATCCTGAAGGAGACAGCTGCAACAGCGTGGGTAGATGGCTGCGATGGGCTGGGCGCTACCGTTGGAAACTTCTCCATGGCGCTAGCAATCAAAAAGGCAAAAGAGTGCGGAGTTGGATGGGTGGCTGTTAAACGTAAGTTgcgacacagaaaacataatatgtacattaaccATGTACCGTAACCGTAACCGgtgaatattttaaagtaaacatcAGCTGTGAGCAAAGATTACTTTTCAAtgtctaatttttattttatgttcaaaatgttttattacttgATTGTCATATGACATCTCCTATGACCTcctgaaaatttttatttataattaaataacgtATTGTTACTTGCAACCTCTCAAGTACTTACTTACTACAGTTAATTTCATGTGGGAtgatgcgggtgacagtttgtttcactattgaaagtttgtcgcgattcacgataatagtaggtacgtattatgaacgtcatacagatTACTGTCAACTTACCCATGCTATGCtaagtgccgtgatagcccagtggatatgacctctgcctccgattccggagggtgtcggttcgaatccgatttggggcatgcacctccaacttttcagttgtgtgcattttaagaaattaaatatcacatgtctcaatcggtgaaggaaaacatcgtgaggaaacctgcataccagagaattatcttaattctctgcgtgtgtgaagtctgccaatccgcattgggccagcgtggtggactattaaacTCTCTCTTAAGGGCTTAACCCCTcgccttctgagaggagactagagctcagcagtgagccgaatatgggttgatgacgacccatgctatctgaaaaacactttaattaccttaacctttgagctattgaggctctaaaacAGTTGATAAGCAATCAGAAATAGATTTCAGTATACGCACGTAGATACTGATTATTGCGAATTGCGATAGTAGTAAAATGGCACAACTAGAGCATAGTTAAGAAATTGTTTTGTAAGTAGACGTGCCGTAGTGTTATTTGAAACCACAAATCACAACTactaataggtatatttatttattgttaatgacaaaaaacaaaatgacctTATTTAAATGAAGGCTTTCCAGGACCATGAATCACTGTAATGACTAGGTACTGGTAATACAATGGTGgccaaataatattacaatttgtaaatattacatttgtaaactagcggacgcccacgactttacCTGCACAGAAactttttttgtaacttttaaaggGGAATAATTCCGTCTGAGAATAGGTGATTTTTGCGTAACTAGTATTCTGTATTCACCCTTTTTCTCGTCCCATCTCTAgacttatttttttctttagttagATGACGAACAATGACTTCTTGAGAAGTTTCTCTTACAAACAATTCAAGATAATAAGAGTTTctataatgatataataaacatttttagggtaccgttgttgtctgtctgtcaagatcTTTTAGCTCGGTCTACGGTCCAAGTTTTGAAATACTCTTAAGTTAACGTATAaagagactagctgacgccgcgcggtttcacccgcgtggttcctgtttccgtaagaatacagggataatatatagcctatagccttcctcgataaatgggctatctaacactgaaagaatttttcaaatcggacctgtagttcctgagattagcgcgttcaatcaaacaaacaaacaaactctttagctttataatattagtatagatatggcaGTTTGTGCTACAATAAACGTATTGAAGTTTATTTCTAAACTcaaggaaatattttttaatatatttaaatttttcaaggtTGCAACCACTATGGTATGGCTGGATATTGGGCTTTGAAAGCAGAGAAGGAAGGTCTTATTGGCATGTCATTTACTAACTCTTCGCCTATCTTGGTACCCACTAGAGCGAAACAGGTAAgtgtattttaactattttatatctCAAGGTTATATTGATATGATACCAACCTAAGGACTGTTGGTTTTTATGTCAGCTAGAAAAATTACTCTACGTaagtggtgaccccgcactagaaaatgcagtgttggccgaccccctaccaagcggactgacgacatcaagcgagtcgcagggattcgctggatgcaggcgggttaggatcgtgatgtttgtaagttcctacaaaagacATACGTtttgtagtggacgtccatcggctgatatgatgataatgagctTAGTATATGCATCGATCGGATCCGGCTCAGATgttcgttgttttttttttaaatcttcttagagtgcctctccattactgaagatTGACGGTCAGCTTTTTAAACTTTTCCTTGTCTACGGCGGAAAAGTTTTTCaactgtctttatgccagttccttatgtttcgtagccaggtttaataataataaagataatgaCAAGGACCGATGCGATGGTTTAACGTACTTTCCGAGGCACGAGGGTGTAAAACTACCAACTTCCTAACACCGGGCTGAAATttcaactgaaaatttcttagagaAATGAAATCTCATAGTGACTTATTATGCCCGTGATCTCATAGTGATCCGAATCCAGCTAACCACTAGACCTACGAGGCAGTTAATTAAATGTATACGTATTTAAATTTCCAGGGAACATTGGGAACCAATCCTATCTCGATGGCCGCTCCAGCGACGGGTGGTGACTCCATTGTGGTCGATCTGGCGACGACCACTGCTGCTATGGGCAAGGTAATTGAAGTTCTAACCGCTGAGCTATTAAAGCCTTAATAACTTACcggttagagcggtcggactcactcactcacagaggggtggtgattcgatcctcgccccgttggtctattgtcgtacccactcctaatacagtctttcataactagttggaggggaataggaatattggtcttatttcaaagatgtcatattttttataatgaccaaaattaaaaaaaaaacctttttcacTAAGCGTTATCTATTTACTGTGGTATTACAAAGATCTTGACTCCTCCCTtgaaccctcataactttaattttcagttttcgactttacttaccaccattaaatgaCGGCCTACAAAACTAagcctaaatgaaataaattaatgaacggacctgccaatgcacaactttaagtaatgtaatgtaagtaaTAAACACTTACTTAGGCGAGATTACTActccattgatgagttccttaatgataaaggtgcttagaggccattggatcagcttacACCTTCACACAGGCAAtaaaagtataagaaattgtaatgttgtcatcaattctGTATGATtgttttaaagagcaactgttgagtttcttgccgcctcttctcagcagaacctgccttccgaacccgGTGGTccaatctttacaaatagtcaactgacgtttcaaaagtgcttataaactgagtcaaattgaaataaatgaagtttccatttttgaatttttgatatttttccaaaaataaattgaagttGTTTCGTTCAGGTAGAGATGCAAATTCGCAAAGGAGAGCCGCTCCCGGAAGGATGGGCGCTGGGTCCGGACTGCGAGCCGACTACAGACGCTCAGTTggtatgatattttattttggttatatttatatagttactagtggacgcccgcgacttcgtccgtgtgtgGTTTTTTCAGTGGTTTTCTTCAATCCCACAAGAACTGTCGCGGGCTTTTTAGATCTTTTACAATTTTGTCACTTGATTTTTGctaaactttaaccgtttacgcagcgtaAGCTATCAATAGGAAAAGTCCCCTAAcactgaaatgatttttcaaaacggTCCAGTAAGtaggtcctgagattagcgcgttcaaccaacctaacaaacaaactcttcagctttataatattagtatagatttatttactttttgttgaaattccataacaaaaagtaaaacagaaacaaaatttaataatatagatGCATTGCTTTTCGGGTTTACCCTAGTACGctgtggtttccgttcccgtgggaatactgagataaaatatcttacgacacttacaaataacgtggctttttattggtaaaagaattttcaaaataggtttagtagatccagaatttaccctctacaacctcacaaactttatctttataatattagtat from Bicyclus anynana chromosome 20, ilBicAnyn1.1, whole genome shotgun sequence includes the following:
- the LOC112051824 gene encoding (2R)-3-sulfolactate dehydrogenase (NADP(+))-like isoform X1, which encodes MPEVRVEEAQRFMQESLLAGGAPLTEAMAHADLLLHADVVGHYSHGMNRLELYINDMKSGVCNPHAEPIILKETAATAWVDGCDGLGATVGNFSMALAIKKAKECGVGWVAVKRCNHYGMAGYWALKAEKEGLIGMSFTNSSPILVPTRAKQGTLGTNPISMAAPATGGDSIVVDLATTTAAMGKVEMQIRKGEPLPEGWALGPDCEPTTDAQLAFDAGKLLPLGGLEKTNGYKGYCLSAMVEVLCSGLSGSRATHNVPQWSHSQTEPPNLGQCFVALNPECFAPGFGDRIADCLQHWRNLEPVDPSLPVLAPGDKERNNAKVTHARGTIKYPESQMTSAKRLADRIGIRPLEAI
- the LOC112051824 gene encoding (2R)-3-sulfolactate dehydrogenase (NADP(+))-like isoform X2, producing MNRLELYINDMKSGVCNPHAEPIILKETAATAWVDGCDGLGATVGNFSMALAIKKAKECGVGWVAVKRCNHYGMAGYWALKAEKEGLIGMSFTNSSPILVPTRAKQGTLGTNPISMAAPATGGDSIVVDLATTTAAMGKVEMQIRKGEPLPEGWALGPDCEPTTDAQLAFDAGKLLPLGGLEKTNGYKGYCLSAMVEVLCSGLSGSRATHNVPQWSHSQTEPPNLGQCFVALNPECFAPGFGDRIADCLQHWRNLEPVDPSLPVLAPGDKERNNAKVTHARGTIKYPESQMTSAKRLADRIGIRPLEAI